TTTTTCCACCAGAATAAAGTCCCCCACCAGCAGGGTGGGCATCATGGAGCCGGAGGGGATCTGGAAGGGCTCGTACAGGAAGCTACGCAGCACCAGCACGGCGGCAATCACCGGGAAGGCGCCCCGGCAGCTTTCCACTAAGCCCGGCTCTGCCAGCAGCCGGTCGCGGCGGTCCTGGTCGAGGTTACCGGTGGCTTCGGCCAGGGCCAGTTGCCGGCGCCGCCTGGGGGCCAGCAGCCAGTGGTCAAAGGCCCAGACCAGGCCGGTGCCCAAGGTGATGCAAACCAGAAAGATGGAAAAGAGCTGTGCCATGGGTCGTCCTTAGCCGCCAAGATGGGCCGGCGGGCATGCCGGCGTTATTGGCACTATGGCAGGCGCGCTGGCAGCGAGTTCAGTTCCATTTGTTTCAAGCTGTTACCGGCAAATTGGCGCCATAAAAAAGGGCGGCCAAGCCGCCCTTTTTCAGTGGATGGGACCCAGGCGCCCGAAGCGCACTCCTGTGGGTACCCAGCTTGGCAGCCAGCTGTCGGGCTGGCGGTCCATCTCGAAGCTCATCCAGATAAAGACGGCGCGGCCCACCAGGTTTTGCTCCGGCACAAAGCCCCAGAAGCGAGAATCGCGGCTATTGTCGCGGTTGTCGCCCATGGCGAAGTACTGGCCCTGGGGCACTATCCATTCGTCACGGCGGGTGCCGGCCTGCTGGTAGTAGTCACCGGCGCGGTCCGGGAAGGCGGGGTTGACCAGGATGTCGTGCTCCACCTCGCCCAGGGTCTCGGTGCGCCTATCCAGGGCGAAGTTACCCAGGAAGTACTGGCCTTGGCCCTTGTCGACACTGCCTATTTTGGTAAGAGTCGGGCAGTCCTTCTGGCCTTCGGGACAGGCCGGCTGGATATAGAGCTGCTTGTTGCGATAGATGATCTTATCGCCCGGCAGCCCCACTACCCGCTTGATGAAGTCGACGCTGGGATCTTCGGGATATTTAAAGACGATGATGTCACCGCGCTTGGGTTTGCCGGTGGCCACCATTTCCTTGCGCCAGACCGGGTCCTTGATGCCGTAGGCAAACTTCTCCACCAGGATGAAGTCCCCCACCAAGAGGGTGGGCATCATGGAACCGGACGGGATCTGGAAGGGCTCATACAGGAAAGAGCGCAGCACCAGCACGGCGGCGATCACCGGGAAGGCGCCACGGCAGCTTTCCACAAAGCCCGGCTCGGCCAGCAGCTTCTCCCGACTTTCTTCGTCCAGGCCCCCTGTGGTGCTGACTTCGGCTCTGGCCAAGGCCTCACGACGCCGGGGCGCCAGGAAGTATCTGTCCAAGGCCCAAACCAGGCCGGTGCCCAGGGTGATGAGCACTAATAAGATGGAGAAGTACTGCGCCATGTATCGTCCTTATTTACCCACTTTCAAGATGGCGAGGAAGGCTTCCTGGGGCACTTCCACGTTACCCAGTTGCTTCATCCGCTTTTTACCTTCTTTCTGTTTCTGAAGGAGTTTCTTCTTACGTGATACGTCACCACCATAACACTTGGCGGTTACGTCCTTACGCAGCGCCTTGACGGTGCTACGGGCGATGATGTGGTTGCCGATAGAGGCCTGGATGGCGATATCGAACATCTGGCGGGGAATGAGCTCTTTCATCTTCTCCACCAGTTCGCGGCCACGGTATTGGGCGTTGTCCTTGTGGGTGATGATGGCCAGGGCGTCAACCCGGTCGCCGTTGATCATCACGTCCAGGCGCACCATGTCGGCTATCTGGAAGCGTTTGAAGTTGTAGTCCAGTGAGGCGTAGCCACGGCTGGTGGACTTGAGGCGGTCAAAGAAGTCCAGCACCACTTCTGCCATGGGCAGTTCGTAGGTCAGGGCCACCTGGTTGCCGTGGTAGACCATGTTGGTCTGCATGCCGCGCTTTTCGATACACAGGGTGATGACGTTACCCAGGTACTCTTGCGGCACCAGGATGTTGGCCTCAACGATGGGCTCGCCGATCTCGTCGATGTTCTGGATGGGCGGCAGGGCCGAGGGGTTGTCTACCTGGATGGTTTCACCGTCGGTCTTTTTGACCTCGTAGATTACGGTGGGGGCGGTGGTGATCAGATCCAGATCGTATTCCCGCTCCAGGCGCTCCTGGATGATCTCCATGTGCAGCATGCCGAGGAAGCCCAGGCGGAAGCCAAAGCCAAGGGCAGTGGAGGTTTCCGGCTCGTAGAACAGCGACGCGTCGTTCAAGGACAATTTGCCCAGGGCGTCACGGAAGGACTCATAGTCGTCGGAGCTGATGGGGAACAGGCCGGCATAGACCTGGGGCTTGACCTTTTTAAAGCCCGGCAGGGGCTTGTCGGCGCCGTTACGGGCCAGGGTCAGGGTGTCGCCCACGGGGGCGCCGTGGATGTCCTTAATACCGCAGACCACCCAGCCTACCTCGCCGCATTTAAGGCCGTCGGTGTCTTTCTGTTTGGGGGTGAAGATACCGATGCGGTCCACGTCCCAGTTCTGGCCGGTGCTCATCACCTTGATCTTGTCGCCCTTCTTGAGGGAACCGTTCTTGATGCGCACCAGGGACACTACCCCCAGGTAGGGGTCGAACCAGGAGTCGATGATCAGGGCTTGCAGAGGGGCGTCCGGCTCACCGACCGGGGAAGGGATGGCCTGGACAATGCGCTCAAGTACGTCTTCGACGCCGATGCCGGTTTTGGCGGAGCAGCGCACTGCGTCGATGGCTTCGATGCCGACGATGTCTTCGATTTCGGTGGCAACGCGCTCGGGGTCGGCCTGGGGCAGGTCAATCTTGTTGAGGACCGGCACCACTTCCAGGTTCTGTTCCAGGGCGGTGTAACAGTTGGCCAGGGTTTGGGCTTCTACCCCTTGGCCGGCGTCCACCACCAGCAGGGCCCCTTCACAGGCCGCCAGGGAACGGGACACTTCATAGGAAAAGTCCACGTGGCCGGGGGTGTCGATGAAGTTGAGCTGGTAAGTCTCGCCGTCTTTGGCCTGGTAGTTGAGGGTAACACTCTGGGCCTTGATGGTGATGCCACGCTCACGTTCCAGATCCATGGAATCCAGAACCTGTTGTTGCATCTCGCGATCGGTCAGGCCACCACAGACCTGGATCAGGCGGTCGGACAGAGTGGATTTGCCGTGGTCGATATGGGCAATGATAGAAAAGTTACGAATATGCTTCATGAGGCTTGGATGGGTCCACGTCAATGCTGGGTCGCAAATGCGGGGATTTTACGCTAAAGCGCCGGGCAAATCATCCGCCGATCATCTCGACGCCCAGGCGCTGTTGCTCGCGGCTGAGCACCTTGACCAGTACCGGCTCGGCCACCAGCCGCGCCGACAGCAGCCCGGCCCATTTAAAGCCGCCCCAGCCGCCTCCGATAAGGGCCGGCAAGACCCACAGTTCGGACAGCTGCCATTGTTCCACCAGCCTTGAGGCCAGCAGGGCGGCGCCGATCAGGCACAGCAGTGGCAGCAGGTAGAGCACCAGGGTGCCGCGCACCAGGCTTTGCTCGCTGATGCCCACCCGCACCAAGTCCCCTACCGCCACCGGCTGGGCGCAGCGCATGTCCAGCACGTCCAGGCGCTGGCTAAAGGCCTTGGACAGTTGGCCGGAGCCGCAATGGTCGGTATTGGCGCAGCCGTCACAGCTGGACTGGCGGCGAAACTGCACCTTGATGTGCTCGCCCTTGACCGCCACCACTTCCACGTCACGTTCTATCATTGCCTACCTGTCAGGCTGACCTGGCTTGCCACCCGCTCCAGGGCCGCCGTCGGTACCGTGCCTACCACCATGACTTCAATGCCACCGTGATTGATACCCACCAGGTTGTAAAAACCGTTCTGGTGGATGGTCAGCTCCTGTGAAGGGGCGCTGGGATTTATGTAGACGGCGATTTCAGCCAGGCCGTCGGAATAGAGCCAGTAGTCCACCCCTTCTCCCAGCAGGGCCAGGCGGTGGTAGTTGGCCACCACAGGGTGAAAACCCGGGGGCAACCAGTTGACGCTGCCAAGGGCCTGGGGCTGAAGCTGGCTGGCGGCGGCGCTGGGGGCAGGGAAGCTCACCTGTGCCACCCTTTGCAAATGCTCGGAGGGGCCGTCCAACTGGTCCAGATCCACCACCATCAGCTGTTCGATAACGTCGGCGTCCTGGGCGACTCTATCCACCCGCAGCGGCAGCCGGCTGTCTTTGTCTATCCAGATCCAATAACCGTGGCGGTAGCTGTCCTTGGGAACGATGCGCAGCAGCTGGGCCGGGTGGCCAGCGATGCGGGAAATACCCGCCAGCACCAGATCATAGTGTTCGGCCAGGTCCTTGGGGGGCGCCAGCAGGGCGTCGGGAATGGGTCCACGGATGCTGTCAGCCCGGTAAGAAAAGGGGCTGTGATCCATGTCCAGCAGGGTGACGATATCCCCCTTCCTGACCACTTCCCGGGGCGGGCCATTGAGGAACACCAGGTGTTCCACCTGTTCGCCGTCAATCACGCCATGCTCGTAACGGAAAGGCTGCACCCTGCCCTCCTGGACCTTGACCAGGGACAACACATAGTTGTCATGGGTCAGGGCTTGGGACAGGGAACCCAGCCATTGCAGGGCTTGTTCGGTATTGGTTGGGCGGGTGCCACGCTCGCCACCCTGGGAAAGGTCCGGTACTTCAGCCACGTTGGCGGCCACGGAGACGGCCGCAGGGCCGGTAGGGAGATCCCCAGCCTGGGGCTGGGGAGAAGTTGTTAGTGCAGCCAGCACTAACCAGGGCAACATCATTGGGGATTGGCCTCGTTATCCTCGCCGTTTTCATCGTCCTGCAGGCGCAGCTGCTGGGCGTGGTCTTGCAGGTAGGCGTTGACGCGGCGCTGCTGCTCGGCCTGCACCAGGCGGCCTTGCTGCTGGCCGGCACGGGGGCCGGCGGCCTCCAGGCTGACCGGGGCGGCAGTGCCGATGGCAGGCAGGGTAGACAGTACCGGGCTGCTGGGCTGGGGCAGGTCGTCCTGGGTGCTGTATTGCTGCACCCCAACAATGGCCACCAGTGCTACAGAAGCGGCAATGGCCAACTGGGCCACCGGGCGCCAGAAGCCTTGCACCCCTTTGGGCTTGGCCACCGCCTGGGGGGCCAATATGGCAGGCTCTTCGGCCAGGGCGGCAGCCACCTTGCTGGTGATGTCAAAGGCCATCTCCCCTGGCAAGTCGCCGCGCATGGCATCACCGATCAGGTGATAACGCTGCCAACGCTCCTGCACTTGAGGGTCGGATTTGAGATCTTCCAGCCAGTGGTCGTCCAGCGGGTGCTGGTTGTCCACCAGGGCCGAGAAGAGTTCGTCACGTTGCTGTGCCATATGTATTTACCCTTAACGCCTGAGCAAAGGTTGCAGCCGTTTGTCGATGGCCTCACGCGCCCTGAAGATCCGCGACCGTACCGTGCCCACTGGGCATTCCATGACGGTGGCGATCTCCTCGTAGCTGAGGCCTTCCATTTCTCGCAAGGTGATGGCGGAACGCAAGTCGTCCGGCAGGGACTCTATGGTTTCGAACACCACCTTCTTGATCTCTTCGGACAGCAACATCCGCTCCGGGCTGTCCACCTCACGCAGCGCATCGGCGCCGTCGTAAAATTCTGCTTCGTCCGCATCCACATCATTGGCGGGCGGGCGGCGGCCCTGGGCCACCAGATAATTCTTGGCGCTGTTGACCGCAATGCGGTACAGCCAAGTATAAAAGGCGCTCTCGCCACGGAAGTTGGGTAATGCCCTGTAAGCCTTGATAAAGGCCTCTTGGACCACGTCCGGCACATCACCCTGGTTCTTCACATAACGGCTGACCAGGTTGGCCAATCGGTGCTGATACTTGGCCACCAGCAGATTGAACGCCTGTTTGTCACCACGCTGGACACGCTCGACGAGCGCCAGGTCGTTATCTACGGTCTGCTCAGTCATCCGAGCCTGTTCTCCCAACATATTCTTCTCAAATCTGCGTTGTGACTCGGTACAAGCGCCACCTCTATGACGCAGCCATTCTGGGGAAGTTCAATGCTTCCTGAACTTTTTGACTCACCCTCGACTTTGGAGGGATACTGCGCCGCATCCAGTCACTTGCCCTGCCCGCCATCATACTGTATGCACGCAGACACTGACCATCTCTGTGACGTCCTGGTCATCGGCAGCGGTGCCGCCGGCCTGACGTTGGCCCTGAAACTGGCCGACCATGCCAAGGTGCTGGTCCTGGCCAAAGGCCCACTCAAAGAAGGCTCCACCTACTATGCCCAGGGTGGTATTGCCGCCGTCTTCGACGAAACCGACACCATCGACTCCCACGTGGACGACACCCTGGTGGCCGGTGGCGGCATCTGTGAGGTAGAAGCGGTACGCTTTACCGCCAGCCACGCCAAGGCCGCCTTGGAATGGCTGATCTCCCTCGGGGTGCCTTTTGACAAGGAAGAAGGGGCAGACGGGGAATCCCGTTACCACCTGACCCGGGAAGGGGGCCACAGCCACAGGCGTATCCTGCACGCTGCCGACGCCACTGGCCGAGCGGTGCAGGTGACCCTGGTCGAACAGGTGCGCCGCCACCCCAACATCACCCTGCTGGAAGCCCACAACGCCGTGGACTTGCTGACCGGCCGCAAGTTCGGCCTGGCCAGCGACCGCTGCTTTGGCGCCTATGTGTGGAACCGCAACAAGGCCAGGGTAGAGACGGTGCGGGCCAAGGCAGTGGTGCTGGCGACCGGCGGCGCGTCCAAGGTGTACCAGTACACCTCCAACCCGGACGTGGCCTCGGGTGATGGTATCGCCATGGCCTGGCGGGCCGGCTGCCGGGTGGCCAACATGGAATTCAACCAGTTCCACCCCACCTGCCTCTACCACCCCCAGGCCAGGAACTTCCTGGTCACAGAAGCCCTGCGCGGCGAAGGCGCCGTACTGCGCCGCCCCGACGGCAGCCGCTTTATGGATCAGTACCATGACATGGGCGAATTGGCGCCAAGGGACGTGGTAGCCCGGGCCATTGACCACGAGATGAAAAAGCTGGGGGCCGACTGCGTCTACCTGGACATCTCCCACAAGGCGCCGGACTTCGTCACCAAGCACTTCCCCACCATTTACGAGAAGCTCAAGGGCCTTGGCATCGACATCACCCAAGAGCCTATCCCGGTGGTGCCGGCCGCCCACTACACCTGTGGCGGCGTGATGACTGACCTCAACGGCCAGACCGATCTGCCCGGCCTCTACGCCATAGGGGAAGTGGCCTACACCGGCCTGCACGGCGCCAACCGCATGGCCTCCAACTCCCTGCTCGAATGCCTGGTGTTCGGCAACGCCGCCGCCCAGCAGATCCAAGGGGAGCTGGCCAGCCTGGATGAGCTGCCCATGGCCCCGCCCTGGGACGAGTCCAAGGTCACCGATTCCGATGAGGAAGTGGTGATCGCCCACAACTGGCACGAGCTGCGACTGTTCATGTGGGACTACGTGGGCATAGTGCGCACCAACAAGCGCCTGGAGCGGGCCATGCACCGCATCGAATTGCTCAAGCAGGAGATCCACGACTACTACGCCAACTTCCGGGTGTCCAACAACCTGCTGGAGCTGCGTAACCTGGTGCAGGTAGCCGAGCTTATCGTGCGCTGCGCCATGGACAGGAAGGAGTCGCGGGGCCTGCACTACAACCTGGACTACCCAAACCAGCTGCCGGATGCCGGCCCTACGGTGCTGCGCCCAGACAACGTTTGAGGCGGCGCCAGTCCGCCTCGCCCAATTCTGCCCGGTACAGCCAGTACCAATAGCCGCCCGCCCTGAACATCACCAGGTGCGGGCTTTTCATTGCCCGCTGCAAGGTGACGGCGGTGCCGTCGAGGCGCAGCTGCCCCGCCTCGTTCAGCCACAACAAGGCCGGGGCCGGGGGCAAACGCACCCACCACAGGGGAATAAGCAGCAAGAGGGCGGGCCAGCCCAGCCAAAAAAGGGCCGGCACCACCAGCAGCAGCGGCGCACGGTCCAGCCAGGGCCGCCACCGCCAGGGGGAGATCAGCAGGTTATGACTGGATACGGGCGTGGACACGGTCAATCATGAACTTGACCATGGCGGCCAGTTCCGGGTCCGGGCACACCTGGTGGCCCATCACCCAGGCGAACAGATCCGGGTCGTCCTGGGTCAGCAGCCGCTCGAAGGTCAGCTTGTCCTGGTCGCTCAGATCGTCATAAGCCTCTTCCACGAAGGGTTCGAACAACACGTCCAGCTCCAGCATGCCGCGGCGGCACGCCCACTTGAGGCGGGATTTGGTGATTCTATCTGTCATTGAACATGACTCCGGCAAAGATCCATGGCGGCAAGTTTACCTGCTTGATCTCGCAAGCGCAGCCTATTCAGCCCAGGGGCCCCCTTGCAGTATGATGGCGGCAACGACAAAAGGAGGTTATTGATGTCATCCTGGCAATCCATCCTCGAGACCCTGCCTAGCCAGCCCCTGCCCCTGGCCCTGCCGCCGCTGGCGCTGGTGCCCATGACCCAATGGGGCCTGGTACGGCTGGCCGGCAGCGAAGCCGAGAAGTTCCTGCAAGGGCAGATCACCGCTGACCTCAAGCAACTGCCCAAAGACAAAGCCACCCTGGCCGCCCAGTGCGACCCCAAGGGCAAGATGCTGGGCATGTTCACCCTGGCCTGGCAAGGGGACGACCTGCTGCTGCTCCAGGCCCGTGACGCCGTGGCCAGCCAGCTTCCGGGCATGGCCAAGTTTGCCGTCTTCAACAAGGTGACCCTGACTGACGCCAGCGACCAGCTGTTGCTGCTGGGCCTGGCCGGTAGCCAGGCTAATGGGGCCCTGGCCAAGGCCGGCCTTACCGTGCCCGGTGAAGCGGGCGGCGTCAGCCAACTGGACGGCGGCCTGCTGCTGCGCCTCGACGCCCAGCGCCTGGTGCTGGCCCTGGCGCCAAACGCCATGGCCGAAGTGGTTGCCAAGCTTGACGGCGACTGGTTTGAACCGGCCGCCTGGCAAGGACTGGACGTTCTGGCCGGTACTCCCTGGCTGCCGGCCGCCCTGCAAGGGGAATACATTCCCCAGCAGATGAACCTGGACAAACTGGGTGGCATCAGCTTTGAAAAGGGCTGCTACATAGGCCAGGAAGTGGTGGCGCGCATGCATTTTCGCGGCGGCAACAAGCGGGCCCTTTGGCAACTGGTGGGCAGCGCCGAAGCCACCCCCAAGGCCGGTGACGAACTGGAGCTGCAACTGGGGGAAAGCTTTCGCCGGGGCGGCATCGTAGTGAGCGCCTACCGTTTTGCCGAAGGGGAGCTGCGCCTGTTGGCGGTGGCCGCCAACGATCTGGAAGCCGACAGCCGTTTTCGGGTCAAAGACGCCCCGGACAGCCAACTGCAACTGGTATGACTAAGGCCGCCCCCAGGGCGGCCTTTTTATTTAAGGCTGTTACCACAGCCCCTCAGCACTTGCCCGTCCAACCTGACCTGGACTTGGGTGTCAAACTCCTCGCCGCTCATGTCGTCACTGCAGGGCCCGGGGCTCAGTGCCACCTCAAACAGCTCTGCCTTGTAATAAGTGATGGCACCGTCTTGGTATGGCTCAGTCTTGCCACTCAGGGTGCGCTGGCCATAGTCTGTGGACAACAACAGCCCCTTGGCACCGATCTCCAGGCTCCAACCCGGCTCATTGCCAAGGGCCCTGAACTCCACGCCCCGGTTGCGGGCCAGGTCCCAGGGAGTGGCACTCAGGTCCCTTTGGCAGCTGTCCTGGCCCTCGGGGGTACTGAGCTGACCGCCTTCGGCGTTCAAGGTAAAGCGCAGTGTGTCATTACCAAAACCACCGGCAACGGGGCTGACCTGTTGCGCCTGGCCGTCCAGGTACAGCCTGGCCTGACCCCCTTCGACTTCCAGCACCAGGGTGGTGCTATTGCAATGAAACAGGCTGAGCTGGTGTGGGCTTGGGGTGCGTTCCGACAGGTCTGGTGGTTCCGGTGCTTTGGCGGTCACAGTCCGCCCCTGGTTGGCGTCGTTGCAGGCGGTGAGCGCCAGAGCCAGCAGCGGCCAGCTGAACTTGTTCATCTTTGCCTCCCTCTCCTTGCCTTTTGGCAACCTTATTGCCCCCGGTTCAACCCAGGCTGACAACAGCCGCTAAACCACCCATTTACCCCAGGGAAAATGGTGCATAAAGAAGCCATTTTTCCCTTACGGCCAGTAAGTTGGCTTTGTTAAAGTAGGGTCAACCCAAGGAGGCGTCTATGAAGCGCATTGTGATAGTCGGGGGCGGCGCAGGCGGCCTGGAACTGGCCTGTCGTCTGGGCCGCAGTGTGGGCAAAAAGCACCTGGCCCAGGTGCTGCTCATTGACCAGCACCGCCAGCATGTCTGGAAACCCCTGCTCCATGAGGTGGCCACCGGTTCCTTCAACCCGGAACTGGGGGGCGCCGACTACCTGAACCTGGCCCGCCTCAACGGCTTCCAGTTTGTCCAAGGCCAGCTCACCGAGCTGGACAGAGACAACCGCCAGCTGACCCTGGCCCCCACCCGCGACGGCAAAGGCCGCTTCCTGACCCGTAACCAACAGCTCCATTACGACCTGCTAGTGATGGCGGTAGGCAGCCAAAGCGCCGATTTCGGTACCCCCGGGGTGGCCGACCATGCCTTCTTCCTGGACGGCCCCGAACAGGCCAATGTCTACCACGACCATCTGCTGGCCAAGGTTCAACAGCAAACCCTGAGCGACACTCCCCAGCAGCTGAGCATAGCCATAGTCGGCGCTGGCGCCACAGGTGTGGAGTTGTCCGCCGAATTGCACAGTGCCGAGCGAGTGTTCCGCCACTAT
The Gallaecimonas xiamenensis 3-C-1 genome window above contains:
- a CDS encoding SoxR reducing system RseC family protein, which gives rise to MIERDVEVVAVKGEHIKVQFRRQSSCDGCANTDHCGSGQLSKAFSQRLDVLDMRCAQPVAVGDLVRVGISEQSLVRGTLVLYLLPLLCLIGAALLASRLVEQWQLSELWVLPALIGGGWGGFKWAGLLSARLVAEPVLVKVLSREQQRLGVEMIGG
- the lepA gene encoding translation elongation factor 4 — translated: MKHIRNFSIIAHIDHGKSTLSDRLIQVCGGLTDREMQQQVLDSMDLERERGITIKAQSVTLNYQAKDGETYQLNFIDTPGHVDFSYEVSRSLAACEGALLVVDAGQGVEAQTLANCYTALEQNLEVVPVLNKIDLPQADPERVATEIEDIVGIEAIDAVRCSAKTGIGVEDVLERIVQAIPSPVGEPDAPLQALIIDSWFDPYLGVVSLVRIKNGSLKKGDKIKVMSTGQNWDVDRIGIFTPKQKDTDGLKCGEVGWVVCGIKDIHGAPVGDTLTLARNGADKPLPGFKKVKPQVYAGLFPISSDDYESFRDALGKLSLNDASLFYEPETSTALGFGFRLGFLGMLHMEIIQERLEREYDLDLITTAPTVIYEVKKTDGETIQVDNPSALPPIQNIDEIGEPIVEANILVPQEYLGNVITLCIEKRGMQTNMVYHGNQVALTYELPMAEVVLDFFDRLKSTSRGYASLDYNFKRFQIADMVRLDVMINGDRVDALAIITHKDNAQYRGRELVEKMKELIPRQMFDIAIQASIGNHIIARSTVKALRKDVTAKCYGGDVSRKKKLLQKQKEGKKRMKQLGNVEVPQEAFLAILKVGK
- a CDS encoding COG3650 family protein, whose amino-acid sequence is MNKFSWPLLALALTACNDANQGRTVTAKAPEPPDLSERTPSPHQLSLFHCNSTTLVLEVEGGQARLYLDGQAQQVSPVAGGFGNDTLRFTLNAEGGQLSTPEGQDSCQRDLSATPWDLARNRGVEFRALGNEPGWSLEIGAKGLLLSTDYGQRTLSGKTEPYQDGAITYYKAELFEVALSPGPCSDDMSGEEFDTQVQVRLDGQVLRGCGNSLK
- a CDS encoding succinate dehydrogenase assembly factor 2, translating into MTDRITKSRLKWACRRGMLELDVLFEPFVEEAYDDLSDQDKLTFERLLTQDDPDLFAWVMGHQVCPDPELAAMVKFMIDRVHARIQS
- a CDS encoding MucB/RseB C-terminal domain-containing protein, with product MLPWLVLAALTTSPQPQAGDLPTGPAAVSVAANVAEVPDLSQGGERGTRPTNTEQALQWLGSLSQALTHDNYVLSLVKVQEGRVQPFRYEHGVIDGEQVEHLVFLNGPPREVVRKGDIVTLLDMDHSPFSYRADSIRGPIPDALLAPPKDLAEHYDLVLAGISRIAGHPAQLLRIVPKDSYRHGYWIWIDKDSRLPLRVDRVAQDADVIEQLMVVDLDQLDGPSEHLQRVAQVSFPAPSAAASQLQPQALGSVNWLPPGFHPVVANYHRLALLGEGVDYWLYSDGLAEIAVYINPSAPSQELTIHQNGFYNLVGINHGGIEVMVVGTVPTAALERVASQVSLTGRQ
- the nadB gene encoding L-aspartate oxidase → MHADTDHLCDVLVIGSGAAGLTLALKLADHAKVLVLAKGPLKEGSTYYAQGGIAAVFDETDTIDSHVDDTLVAGGGICEVEAVRFTASHAKAALEWLISLGVPFDKEEGADGESRYHLTREGGHSHRRILHAADATGRAVQVTLVEQVRRHPNITLLEAHNAVDLLTGRKFGLASDRCFGAYVWNRNKARVETVRAKAVVLATGGASKVYQYTSNPDVASGDGIAMAWRAGCRVANMEFNQFHPTCLYHPQARNFLVTEALRGEGAVLRRPDGSRFMDQYHDMGELAPRDVVARAIDHEMKKLGADCVYLDISHKAPDFVTKHFPTIYEKLKGLGIDITQEPIPVVPAAHYTCGGVMTDLNGQTDLPGLYAIGEVAYTGLHGANRMASNSLLECLVFGNAAAQQIQGELASLDELPMAPPWDESKVTDSDEEVVIAHNWHELRLFMWDYVGIVRTNKRLERAMHRIELLKQEIHDYYANFRVSNNLLELRNLVQVAELIVRCAMDRKESRGLHYNLDYPNQLPDAGPTVLRPDNV
- the ygfZ gene encoding tRNA-modifying protein YgfZ gives rise to the protein MSSWQSILETLPSQPLPLALPPLALVPMTQWGLVRLAGSEAEKFLQGQITADLKQLPKDKATLAAQCDPKGKMLGMFTLAWQGDDLLLLQARDAVASQLPGMAKFAVFNKVTLTDASDQLLLLGLAGSQANGALAKAGLTVPGEAGGVSQLDGGLLLRLDAQRLVLALAPNAMAEVVAKLDGDWFEPAAWQGLDVLAGTPWLPAALQGEYIPQQMNLDKLGGISFEKGCYIGQEVVARMHFRGGNKRALWQLVGSAEATPKAGDELELQLGESFRRGGIVVSAYRFAEGELRLLAVAANDLEADSRFRVKDAPDSQLQLV
- a CDS encoding sigma-E factor negative regulatory protein; amino-acid sequence: MAQQRDELFSALVDNQHPLDDHWLEDLKSDPQVQERWQRYHLIGDAMRGDLPGEMAFDITSKVAAALAEEPAILAPQAVAKPKGVQGFWRPVAQLAIAASVALVAIVGVQQYSTQDDLPQPSSPVLSTLPAIGTAAPVSLEAAGPRAGQQQGRLVQAEQQRRVNAYLQDHAQQLRLQDDENGEDNEANPQ
- the lepB gene encoding signal peptidase I; the encoded protein is MAQYFSILLVLITLGTGLVWALDRYFLAPRRREALARAEVSTTGGLDEESREKLLAEPGFVESCRGAFPVIAAVLVLRSFLYEPFQIPSGSMMPTLLVGDFILVEKFAYGIKDPVWRKEMVATGKPKRGDIIVFKYPEDPSVDFIKRVVGLPGDKIIYRNKQLYIQPACPEGQKDCPTLTKIGSVDKGQGQYFLGNFALDRRTETLGEVEHDILVNPAFPDRAGDYYQQAGTRRDEWIVPQGQYFAMGDNRDNSRDSRFWGFVPEQNLVGRAVFIWMSFEMDRQPDSWLPSWVPTGVRFGRLGPIH
- the rpoE gene encoding RNA polymerase sigma factor RpoE; this translates as MTEQTVDNDLALVERVQRGDKQAFNLLVAKYQHRLANLVSRYVKNQGDVPDVVQEAFIKAYRALPNFRGESAFYTWLYRIAVNSAKNYLVAQGRRPPANDVDADEAEFYDGADALREVDSPERMLLSEEIKKVVFETIESLPDDLRSAITLREMEGLSYEEIATVMECPVGTVRSRIFRAREAIDKRLQPLLRR